In Mycoplasmopsis synoviae ATCC 25204, the sequence CAAAGATTAAATGAAGTAGAACAGCAAAACCTACAAGAACAATCTTATAAAGATCCATCAAGTGATAATTTAGGAAACAATCCAGAACCGAAAACGGGTTCACAAAGTCAAAGTGAACATGAAATGGTTTTAACTCCTGATACAGTAATTGATCCTAGCATTGACACTAATCAATGATTTGAAGAAATCAACATTGATGATTTTATAAATGTAACTAAAAAAGATAGCGAGCTTGAGTCAAAAGAAAAAGAGCAAGAAGAAGTTAAAAATCAAGAAAATCAACCTAAAGAAAATAAACCAGCAGAAACTAAAGTTGATGCTACTAAAAATCAAGAAAATGTTTCCGAAGAACTAAAAGCAAAAGAAGTTGCTACAGTAGTAGAAGAAAAACCTAAAAAAGTTTCTAAAGCAAAATCAGAAAAACTAAAAGTCGCTAAAAAAGTTAAACCAAAAGATCTTGAAAGCAAAGAAAAACCAAAATCAGATAAAGCTAAAAAATCTTTAGCAAAAAAAGAAACACAAAAACCTAAAAAACCAAAAATTACTTCTGAAGTTAAAATTGCTAAAGTTGAAAAAACTGACAAAAAAGCAAAAGCTCAAGATAAACCAAAAGCTAAAGTAACTAAAGCAAAAGAAACAAAACCTAAAACAGAAGTTAAAGCAGATAAAGTTAAAACTAAAACTGCAAAAACTTCAAAGGCAAAAGCGCAAAAAGTAGAAGCTGAAAACTTTGTAAATAAAATTGTTTTTCCAAAAAATAAAATTGATTTAAAACTAGAAAAAATCAAATTAAAATAAATTATAAAGGCAGGCCATAGTGCTTGCTTTTATATTTTAAAAATGTAATATAATATGTATAATTTTATATTCCATTTATTTCATATTTATAGAAAGAGTTTAATGAAGCAGTTTTATGTTTATTGTGCGTTTTTGCATAAACTACTATTTAAAAAAGTAAATTCAATAGTAATTCCGCTTTTTGTATTTTCAGTTTCACTAATTGCTGGAATTGTTATTTGAAATCAAAACATAAAAAACATAAATTCAACAACAATAATTTATGCATTTTTATTTTTAGAACTTTTATTTACTACACTTTATGCATCAATTAAAGCGCTTAATTTATTCAAAGAACAGGAATCAGATGCTTTAGATATTTTGGTTTTTTCTAAGCCAATTAGTAGAAAAAAAATGTTTATTTCTAAACAAGCAACTTTTATTTCTTTTGGATTAATGTGATCTTTAGTAGTTTTTACAAGTAACATTTCAGCATTTTTTATAATGAATTTAGAAAATGCGCTAGTGGTTTCTTTTATAAGCTTTGCAAGCTTATTTTTTAGCTATTTAATTTTCGGAAATATAGCAGCACTAATTGCTTATAAGTTAAGTTCTAAACTAGCTTTAACTATTTCACTTGTAATTTCAACTCCTTTAGTTATTGGTGGAGTTGTAATTAATTCTAATTCAACTTCAACTGCAAATAACTTTGCTTATTATTTAAATACACCATATCAATTTAATCGTAGCAATACAGCAGTTAATACCAACCAGTTTTATTTGAATAACAATAAAGATAATTACTATATTTTAGCTAACGGTTATAAAAGTGATAAATTCAGTGATTTGCAAAAAGAATTTATAAATAATGCATATGGTTATGCTGAAAATTCATCAAAATCATGACAAGTTTATTCATGACTTTCACTGCCATATCAATTAATTGACGCAGCAAATGTTAACAATAAAAATCCATTAAGCTTTACCGAAAATAATAGTGAAAATAATTTAAAAGATTACATATTTTATAATCACTTAGATTCAATTGCCTACAATTACAATTTAGTTAAAGATCCTAAAATTGCAACATCAGGCGTTAATGATGATAAAAGCAAATACTATATAGTTCCAGGGCTACTTAAAGTTGATTCAAAAATTGATAATTTAATTAACGCCAAAATAGTTTATGCAAGAGAAAACGCATCAACTTTTGATGTTACTTTCCCTGAAGACAATTTTATTTATTCATCACCTAATAATTTAGTTGGTGAAATTTCATGACAATACACCAGTGAACTTTTAAATAGTGATGTATTTAAAAACTACGCAAGAAGGTTTTACGCAAATCTTTTTAATAAATTAAAACAAGTAAATTCAACTGATTTATTTACTAATAAAAAACTTCTTTTAGATGAAGTTTCTTCAAAATTAAATGAAATTTCATCTGATTCTAGTGAAGCAAAATTAGTTGATCCTTCTACTACTGTTTTAGATGAAAACGCAATTAAAAATAATAAAATTAAAAACTTAACTGAGAAAAAAGTTTATTTAGCTGTCGGACTTTTATATTATTTATATTTTGCACATAATGATTCTTTTCTAACAAAAGCACTTCTTTCTAATGAAGATCCGTTAGAAAAAGATAATCCCTCGAAAATAGTTTTAGAAATTGATGGATATAAATATGAAATTGGAGGATATTCATCATTTACTGCAAAACAAGAAGTTAAAAACGATAAAGTTGTAATTCGTTATGAATTAGAACCAAGCGATAATTACTTATTCCAAAAAGTAAATGAGTTATATTCTCTAGAAAGAGGAAATCAAATAGTTGATAAAAATTACTACTATTTAATTTGAGTGGTAATTGCAATGATGGTTGTGTTTTTAAATACATATCTATACATGAAAAAGGACTATAAATAATGAAAAATATTTTAGAAGTAAAAAGTTTACAAAAAGTTTATTCTCCTAACACTGGAATATTTGACATAAATTTTTCTGTAGAAGCTGGGCATTTTCATTCATTTATAGGAGAAAACGGAGCCGGAAAAACTACAACTATTAAATCAATTATTGGAGCTTATAATAGCTATTCTGGTGAAATTTTAATCGATGGCAAAAATTCAAAAAATCCTGAAACTAAAAACATTATTGGATATGTTCCAGAATATGCAAAATTTCCTAAAGAATTAACCACATTTACATATTTGCAATTTCTTGCAATGCTTAATGGAGTTAGCAAAAGTGTAGCTAAAGAAAAAATAACAGCGCTTCTTGAAAAATTTAATATTAGTGATTTAAAAAACAAAAAGCCGGTTAATTTTTCATCTGGCCAAAAGAAAAAAATTCTTTTAATACAAGCATTAATTCATGATCCACAACTTATTATTTTAGACGAGCCTACCGCTAACTTAGATCCTACTGCTAGATTTGAATTATTTACAATTTTAAATCAACTAAAAAGTCAAGGAAAAACAATTTTTATTAGCTCACACGTATTATCAGAAATTGATAAATACACAGATTCATTTACTTTAATTCACAAAGGACAAATAGTTTACAATGGTAAAAAATACAAACCATTAGAAAAAGTATTTTATGAAAAAGTTCTTAGTAATAAATAAATTATTATCTTTTAGTTTGCTTTCTTTAGTTCCAATAGTAGCCTCTTCTTGTGGCACTTCATCTGTTAAAAATAGCGTGGATTCAAATGAACAAGCGTCAACTTCGCTTTCTAGAGAATCTATCGCATCTTTTGATGGTTTATTAAATTATGTTTTTAATAACAACCAAGTAGCAGTTGAAAATTTTAAAAATTCTCAAGATCAAATACTTCCAGCAAAATTTAATGAAGTAAAACAAGCTCTTGTTTGAGCTCCACCATTTTACGTTAACGTTTTAGAACAAAATAGTGAATTAAAAAAACAAACCAGTGATTCGATTAATATTTTAAAAGACACATTTAAAAATGATTGATATTGAATGGTTAAAAACATTTCAAAATTTATATATCAATTTAATCCTTATGGTCAATTATATGATGATGAAGCAGCACAAAAACAAGACTTTGATTTAATTGAGCATTTATATGGTAGATTAGATAAAAAAATTAATTGAAATGAAATTTTTTATATTTTAAGCTACAAAATTAAAGTAGATCCAGATGCAAATGAAACATTTAAAGATTTAACAGCACACTTTTACTTTTTAGATGATGGGTTTGTTAAATTTTACACTTACGAAAACCAAGGAAAACAAAACTTATTTTTCGTTCCTGATTATTTTAAAATAGCACTAAGCGATGATGATATTGCTCTTGTAGATTTAACTGCAAATCAAGAAAATTCTAATGGCAACACAACTACAAAAAACTATAAAGCTATTTCTTTAAAAAAAGAAGCAGATCAAGAAAAATACAAAAATATAGCACTTGATTTTGAAAATAAAATTTGAGAAAAATGAACTCAAAAAATAGATAGTCTTATAGAAGAAGCTAAAGAATTTGGAAGTAAAACCGAAGAAGAAGTTAGAAAAGAAAATACATACGAAAAATTCTTTCAATACTTTTCAAATGTATCTTACGTTGGCATGCAATTTAAAGCAATTAACGAATTAAATGCAAGTAATCCAAAAACAAAACTTTTTAAATACACATTAAGGTGAATAGATGAAAATTAAAAAAAGATTTTTAGCTATTAGTCTTTTAATTCCAATTGCACTACCTTTATTTGCAATTAGTTGTGCTAATTATTCAGAGAGAAGCTCACTTAATAAATTAATTGATACAAGTCAAGTTGTAACCAATAAGGATATCGACAATAATGAAGCTAAAAGTGAATTGATTTTAAATAATTTACTTTCAAGAACATTTAAAAATGAAACTGATAGAGTTAATTTTTTAAATCAGCAAAATGATTCTAATTATCAAAATACTCTTTTGGATCAGCTAAATTCACTAAAGCAAGATTTTTTAAAAGCAAAGCAGGATAATAATCAAACACAAATGGATTTAACTGCTAATAAACTAGCAGATTTATATAGTCAAAACTGATATTTCTTTTTTAAAAATTTATCTAAATTTAGCGGAACTTTTAATGACTTTGTAATCATTAACAAAACAAAAGATAATTTTCACTCAGCTCAATATTTAAATCAAGTAAAAAACAAAACCCCCTATCGTGATTTTAGATATTTAACTAATTACATTGATTCTATAAAAGTAGGTGAGGAATCAGCCGAGTTAGGTGATTCATCAGTTTTATATATTGCAAAAGATAAAAGTGTTTTTAGAGTAACTATTAGAAATGAATCTTTAGATAAACCTACTTTAAGTATTCGTCCATATATTTGATATTTTGGAGATTTTGGAGCAAGAAATATTTCTTTAAGTATTATTTCAAGAATATGGCATTCAGCGGTAATTCATAATTATCAAGAAGGATATGAATTATTTGAAAAAAGCTTAATAAAAGACCAAAATTATGGAATACCAGCAAAATTTGTGCTTTTACCAAAAATAAATGCTATCCAAGAAGAAAGTCCAGCATCTCAAACTTCAAATACCAAAGAAAGTAAAACGCAAGAAAATGAAAATTAAAAAAATATTACCGGCAGTTTTTTTAACAATGGCAGCATTGCCAGCTATTTCTTGTGCTTCAAATTCAAATGCAAACACAAATTCAAATAATGCCAAAAGTTTGTTTGAAAAAATTACTAAAGAAAATGTAACTATTAATCAAAGATGAAATGATTTTATTGAAAGCAAAGCAATAAATAGTCTTTTAAATCTTGCATTTCCTAAAAAAGAAAATCGTGAAAAATACATTAAAGAACAAAATGAATTAAATTACGATTCGAAATATAAAAAAGATTTAAAATACTGACTTTCATATGGTAATAACATTCAATCTGCATTAGGTTCAGATTCAAATTTTTTCTTTGGAGATTTGCCATATCCATATGAAAACTCTAGAGCAAGAGTTGGACAATTATTTGATAATAATTGACTTTGATTTTTATTTAATTTAGATAAATTTACTTTTGTTAATTATCCATCTGTTAATTTATTTGAAAAAACTTCAACACAATATTCAATTCAATCTCAAGAAAATTCTTTAGTTCTTGGAACATTTTATACACCTAACTCAAATAAAATAATTGATTTTTCAACACAAATTTATGAAAGCGATGATGAAATTCTTACTGCTAATGTTTGACTTTTAATAGAAGCAGGATTTTTAATTAGAATAGAAGTTAGACACTATCTACAAGATGAACTTTCAGATATTAGTCTTCTTGGTTATTTATTTACTTATCCAGACTTAATTTCTTCAAATAATAAATTAAGAGATTTTAACATCAAAAAATACATAGAAGACAATGAAGACTTTGATTCTAAAAGTGTTGATGAACTTAAAAGTCTTTTATTTACAGAAAGATACGGTGGAAGCAAATTACGCTACACTGTAGTTGATATAAACAATGAAAAATAAGTTTAAATTTTTAATTCTTTTTTCAACTCTACCTTTAAGTGCTTCTTTGATAAGTTGTTCTTCAAATATCCAAGATACAAAAAAAGATTATCTTGATCAAAATTTTCAAGTTCCAATAAATAACGAAAATCAAACCGAGCTTGCAGCTATTTTATCTTTAGATAAAAACGATTCTTTAGAGAATTCTTCAATTTATAAAAACGATCAAAATTACTTTAGAAATTTTTTTAACACTTATGATAAAAATTTCCAAAGTTTACTTGAAACAGTTAACGAATCAAAAAAGAAAGAAATAGCTGAAACATTAATGAGTGAAATTGCTAAGAATTGATATTATGTTTTTAATAATTTACTTTTATTCCAGCCATATTTTTATAAATGATTTAATCTTCCAGACACTAAGGAAGCAAAACATTCTCCATTTTATAAAGATCAAACTTTAGTATCACACAAACATATTGCAATACCTAGATTTACTACTTATCAAAACGGTAAAGTCTTAGAAAATTTCACTGACTATAATATTGATAAAAATGAAATTCATTTTTATTTACTTCTTTCACAAAATACATTTGCGAGGTTTTTAGGAAAAAAAGATCCAAATTCAGAAAAATTTAATTTTGAAGTTAAACTTTTTGCAACAACTAATAACGCTCAAAAAATAAATTTGCAAGAAATATATAATGATATTGAAACTAATTTAAAAACTCCTAATCAAAAAAGCTATGAAGATTTTGAAATAAAATATTCAAGATCAGGAAAATATGGATATTTAGCAGAATTAGTTTTAAAACCTTCTTTAATTTAATAAATAAAAATTAATAAATATGCCAAGATATAATTTTTTGGCTTTTTTTATTAATTAAAGCATCAATTAAAATCAGTTTTTAATTATTCAACATTAAGATTAAAACGCATATTTTAAAACGCATTTGTAAATTTTTAATAATTAATTTAATTAAATAATGAATACATATTAATGCATTCATTATTCCCATATTGAAAGTGCAAGTTACCACTTACAATTTAATAAAATTACCGATTTTAAAAATCGGCTTTTTTTTATTAGTTATTATTTTTTCTTTTTTAAGTATTTGTGAATTTTGTTTCTTGGTACAAATCCTTTAGCTCTGGTATATAGTGCATATCTTTAGGAATTAATTTCATAAATATTTGTTTCAAATATATTCATGAAACATTTCGTTTGGATGCTTTTAATTTTTTAGAAATTTTCTTCAAGTTAGATTTAATATGTTTTAAACTTTTCAAATTTCAAGGTTATCAATTTTTTCAAAGTTAGTGCTTTTTTTGAAATATCTTCGAATGTATTCATTGATATTTTAGGTAGTTCTTTTGATGTGAAGCATAAAAATGAGCTTTATAAATATAAATTTTTAATCTATATCCTATATAAAAAATTAAGTTAAATTCTCAGCCTTGATCTATGGTAATGGATTTGACATTAAATTCAATAGCCTTTAACTAAATTCCAAAGTTCTAGATTAATGTTTCACGGATTTTAGTCATTATTTTTTTAATTAAAACAAATCTGGTGAGTCTTTTTTGGAAAAGCAGTAAATGAGCCTTAGCTTCTCTTTTGCCTTTGATTAAATTTGCTTCCCAGTGGCCAATTTTTTTCTTAATCAGATTTTAAAAGACCTAACTTAGCGTTTTCAAGCAAGGCTCTCTTGGAGAGATTTTTGCCTTTTGCCGCCAAATACATAATTGCTTCTAAGTAAATTTTTGCGATTTATTTTTCAATTTTTTGAATTAATTCAATTGTAAATCGTTTTAATTGAAAGACATTTAATGCTATAGTTACGCTTGATAAATTCCACAGTGCTTTCAACTGGAATTTCTTTGCCGTTATAAATTTTTAAGAATTTTTCTTTAAATTCTTTAAATTTATAAATTTCAGATTTAAGTTTAAAGTGGTTTTTAGCGAATTCTAATGTCATGATTTTCTAGCAAGCTTTGCATCATATCCATATTCACTTAAGTTTTTTCTAATTTCTTTAATCAATGAAGAATGACAAATTTCGAGATCTTTAGCCATTTTTCTAAGAGAATAATTAAAGTTTTGTAACAAGAATTCAATTTTTCGCGAATATCGTAAGAAATTCGTCTATAATTTTTAATGGTTATATATAAATGCTCTCTTGAGAGCATTTTTTTCTTTAGTTGTGAGTTTTTAATAAAAAAACTCCCAAAAAAATTTTAATATTTTTTTGAGAGTGGTAACTTGGAAGTTACAATGTGAGATGAAAATATTGATCTAACATTTAAACTTTTAAATTAAATTTTAGATTTAATATTTTCTTTTTTTACTTTTAAAAAAAATGTAATTTTATTATTAAAATACAAAAACTTTTTTGTTTTTATATATATAATAATTACAAAGAAATTTTTGAATTTGTGTTTGCATTTTTAAAAATTTTTTTGTAAATTAAAGGGATTTTAAACATTTAAACATATATGAAAAAGAAATTTATTTTACCAATAATAATGACACCTATTGCAGCTACTGCAATTATAGCAACAGCTTGTGGAGATCAAAGCGAAGCACAAAAACCTTCTGGGTGAATTCCAAAAGAAGAAAGAGTTGCTCAAATTAAAACAGTTGATTTAACAAGCGTAAAAGAAGAAGCTAGAAGTCAAAAATACGTTTTAATTACCGATAAAGGTGATGTTCATGATAAATCATTTAACCAATCATCATGAGAGGCTTTAAACCAGCTTTATGATCAAACTGGTGCTGAAGTAAACTTCATTCAACCTAGCACTGAAAACTATACACAAGCTTATAATCAAGCTTTATCGCAAGGATATACAGTTTGAATTCTTTCAGGATTTACTCATTCTGCTTCATTAAAAAGTTTTATTGAACAAAACTATCAAACTCTTGTAGATAGAAAAATTCAAATAATTGGAGTTGACTTTAGTTTAACAGGGGCAAACGCTCTTTCAAAACAATATCCATACTTCTTTGGTCTTTTATTTAAATTTGATCAATCAGCTTGAATAGTAGGTTATGCTACAGCTAAATATTTAGCATATAAATATCCAAATGATGCAGATAAAAGAATCGTAGCTTCATTTGCAGGTGGAGATAACGTTGGAACAACAAGATTCAACACCGGATTTGCTAAAGGAGTTTTAGCATATAATCAAGATCCAAAAAATACTGTTAAAGTAAAACACCAATTCCCAGTCCCTCTTGATTCAGGATATGAAACTAATGAAAAAATGCAAACAGTTATTACTTCTGTATTAAGTGGACAAGACGGAAAAACACCTACCGTTGTTCTGCCAGTTGCAGGCCCTGCAACCGGTGAAGTTTTAAACGCATATGCAAGAAGTCAAGCTAATGCAGATAAACTTGTAATAGGAGTTGACGTTGATCAATCGCTTTCATATCCAGATAAAGCAGGAAAATTCTTAACATCAATTACAAAAAATATTGCCCAAGCAGAATACGATATTATGACAGAAATTCTTCTTTCAGCTAAAAACTCAAGAGAAAATAAATTTCTTGTAGGTCATGATAAATCAAAAACATTCACCCTTGAAGGAACATTTGCTCAAGGATGAGCCGGATTTACAAAAAGCCATTTAACAAATGCTGCTGATAGAGCAAAAATGGATCAATTCTTAACTGATGCCGAGAATTTATTTAAATCTAAGTCTCAAGCATTTGTTGATTATATTTCAGATGACTCAAAAGCTACCGAAGGTGGTCAGCAAAGTTATACAACAGTAACAGATTTACTAAAAGCTGTTACAGATTTAATTAACCAAACAAATACAACACAACAATAGAAAACACTAAATAAAAATCAATTTAAAAATTGATTTTTATTTAGTTTAAATTAAGAAAATATGAAAAAAGAATACGCAATTGAATTTGAAAATATTTCAAAATCTTTTGGCAACATTAAAGCTAATTCAGATATTAGTTTTAAAATTCAAAAAGGTTCAATTCATGCAATAATTGGAGAAAACGGTGCCGGAAAGTCAACTTTAATGTCGATTTTATTTGGACTATATTCTCCAGATAGTGGAGTTATTAAAATAAATGGTAAAAAAACATTTATTTCAAATCCTAATGAAGCTACATTTTTAGGAATTGGAATGGTGCATCAACACTTTAAATTAGTTGATGTATATACCAATTTAGAAAATATTATTTTAGGTGATGAATTTACCAAGAAAAATACTAACTTATTAAATTTAACTCCATCAAGACAAAAAATCAAAGCACTTCAAGAAACATTTTTAATTAATTTTGATTTAAATAAAAAAACCGGAAACGAAAGTGTTTCTGTTAGGCAAAAAATTGAAATTATGAAAATGCTTTATCGTGATTCTGATATTTTAATCTTTGACGAGCCAACTGCGGTTTTAACCCAAGAAGAAATTCAAGGACTACTTAAAACCTTTGAAATTTTTAAAAAACAAGGTAAAACAATTATTTTCATTAGCCATAAGCTTCATGAAATAAAACAAATCGCAGATAACGCTACCGTTTTACGTCAGGGAAAAGTGTCAGCTGAATTTAAAGTCTCTAGTGCTAGCGTTAAAGATATGGCTGCCGCAATGGTCGGAAGCGAAACACTAACAATAGATAATCCCGATAAAGGAAAAATTTTAGGCAAAGATTTAATTTTTGAAATCAAAAATTTAAATCTTAATGGAACTAAAAAGCTAGAAGATATCAACTTAAAAATTCATTCAGGTGAAATAATGGCCATTGCCGGAGTTGAAGGAAATGGTCAAGAAGAACTTGAAAAAGTAATTTCAAGAATGAAAAAAGAAACCTCTGGTGAAATAAAACTCAAAAGCACCAAGTTAGTTAAAGAAAAAATAAAAGACTTCTTTAAATATAAAAAGTTTCAAATTTATCTAAAAAGCGCTTTTAGTTTAGTATTTTTAATTCTTTTTATAATGCAAATTTCACTATGAGCATCATCAAAGGCAAAAGAGCTAGCTAATTTATACTTAGCGCTTGGAATTTTATTTTTAGGATTATTTTTATTTGTAGCCTACTATTTATCTATAGAAATTTATAGCTATTTTAAAATAAAAAATAAATACCAAAAAAATGCTCAAGAGTTTATCAATGTAAACCAATTAAATACTTTTGAGTTTTCTCAAATTGGTTTTAGCTATGTATCTAGCGATAGACACAAACACGGACTAGTTTTAGATTTTTCGCTTAGAAATAACACCTTCATAAGAAGAACTTGAGATAAGCTGTTTAATTTTTTTGGAGTTTTTAAAACCAAAAATATAGCTACTCAAACCAGCGAAATTATTTCCAATTATGACGTAAGAGGAGCCAATGAAGGTAGATCTATTTCTAGATCACTTTCAGGTGGAAACCAGCAGAAATTTATAATCGGTCGTGAAATGTCATCTAGCTATAAATTTATTTTAATAATGAATCCAACTAGAGGTCTTGACGTTGGTGCTATTAATAATATCCACCAAAAAATATTGCAAGCTAAAAAAGATAAAAAAGCAATTTTATTAATTTCATACGAGCTTGATGAGATTCTAACCTTAGCCGATACTATAGCAGTTATTAGTAACGGAAAAATAGTTGCCGTAAAATCATCAAATGAATTAACAAAAAATCAAATAGGTCAATACATGGCCCATTCAGGAAGTGATCATGCAAATAAAAAATAAAAAGCAAAACTTTCAAAATGCAACTAGAAACTTAATGAAGTTTCTAGCATTTGATGAACAAAAATCAACTAGAAGAAAAGTTTATTCGTCACTATATGCCATAATTTTTGGTCTTCTTATTACTTCAATAATTTTTTATATTAGAGGAGTTAGTCAATTTAGTAGAGAAAGTTCAAGAATTAATTTATTTTCTTTAATTAGCTTTATTTTTAAAAACGGATTTAGTTCTTCTAATACTTATTTATTTTTAAACTACTTTATCGTTTTTGGCTTTAGCGGACTTGGAGTTGCCTTTGCCTTTAAAAGCGGCCTTTTTAACATAGGAGCATCAGGGCAGATGCTGCTTCCGGCGGTTATTTTTTATAGCATGCTAATTCTAGCGCGCTTTAGAGCTGGAGAAGAAATTAGCTTTACGATATTAGCTCTTGGATTTTTAATCTTTGTAATAGGAGGATTTTTTCTTGGGGCTTTAGTTGGAATTCTAAAATCATTTTTTAGAATTCACGAAGTTATAACTACAATATTTTTTAACTGAATTGTAATTTATATAGCGCAGTGAATGTTTAACAGCGGTCATGATTCAATTCTTTTAGGAAGCGGAGTTTCAACTGAATTTAGAGATAAATTTATTTCAAATTTTAGCTTTGGTACTGCCATATATTCAATTAAATTAAGTC encodes:
- a CDS encoding BMP family ABC transporter substrate-binding protein — translated: MKKKFILPIIMTPIAATAIIATACGDQSEAQKPSGWIPKEERVAQIKTVDLTSVKEEARSQKYVLITDKGDVHDKSFNQSSWEALNQLYDQTGAEVNFIQPSTENYTQAYNQALSQGYTVWILSGFTHSASLKSFIEQNYQTLVDRKIQIIGVDFSLTGANALSKQYPYFFGLLFKFDQSAWIVGYATAKYLAYKYPNDADKRIVASFAGGDNVGTTRFNTGFAKGVLAYNQDPKNTVKVKHQFPVPLDSGYETNEKMQTVITSVLSGQDGKTPTVVLPVAGPATGEVLNAYARSQANADKLVIGVDVDQSLSYPDKAGKFLTSITKNIAQAEYDIMTEILLSAKNSRENKFLVGHDKSKTFTLEGTFAQGWAGFTKSHLTNAADRAKMDQFLTDAENLFKSKSQAFVDYISDDSKATEGGQQSYTTVTDLLKAVTDLINQTNTTQQ
- a CDS encoding aromatic motif membrane protein, whose product is MKKFLVINKLLSFSLLSLVPIVASSCGTSSVKNSVDSNEQASTSLSRESIASFDGLLNYVFNNNQVAVENFKNSQDQILPAKFNEVKQALVWAPPFYVNVLEQNSELKKQTSDSINILKDTFKNDWYWMVKNISKFIYQFNPYGQLYDDEAAQKQDFDLIEHLYGRLDKKINWNEIFYILSYKIKVDPDANETFKDLTAHFYFLDDGFVKFYTYENQGKQNLFFVPDYFKIALSDDDIALVDLTANQENSNGNTTTKNYKAISLKKEADQEKYKNIALDFENKIWEKWTQKIDSLIEEAKEFGSKTEEEVRKENTYEKFFQYFSNVSYVGMQFKAINELNASNPKTKLFKYTLRWIDEN
- a CDS encoding aromatic motif membrane protein, with amino-acid sequence MKIKKRFLAISLLIPIALPLFAISCANYSERSSLNKLIDTSQVVTNKDIDNNEAKSELILNNLLSRTFKNETDRVNFLNQQNDSNYQNTLLDQLNSLKQDFLKAKQDNNQTQMDLTANKLADLYSQNWYFFFKNLSKFSGTFNDFVIINKTKDNFHSAQYLNQVKNKTPYRDFRYLTNYIDSIKVGEESAELGDSSVLYIAKDKSVFRVTIRNESLDKPTLSIRPYIWYFGDFGARNISLSIISRIWHSAVIHNYQEGYELFEKSLIKDQNYGIPAKFVLLPKINAIQEESPASQTSNTKESKTQENEN
- a CDS encoding aromatic motif membrane protein translates to MKIKKILPAVFLTMAALPAISCASNSNANTNSNNAKSLFEKITKENVTINQRWNDFIESKAINSLLNLAFPKKENREKYIKEQNELNYDSKYKKDLKYWLSYGNNIQSALGSDSNFFFGDLPYPYENSRARVGQLFDNNWLWFLFNLDKFTFVNYPSVNLFEKTSTQYSIQSQENSLVLGTFYTPNSNKIIDFSTQIYESDDEILTANVWLLIEAGFLIRIEVRHYLQDELSDISLLGYLFTYPDLISSNNKLRDFNIKKYIEDNEDFDSKSVDELKSLLFTERYGGSKLRYTVVDINNEK
- a CDS encoding ABC transporter permease codes for the protein MKQFYVYCAFLHKLLFKKVNSIVIPLFVFSVSLIAGIVIWNQNIKNINSTTIIYAFLFLELLFTTLYASIKALNLFKEQESDALDILVFSKPISRKKMFISKQATFISFGLMWSLVVFTSNISAFFIMNLENALVVSFISFASLFFSYLIFGNIAALIAYKLSSKLALTISLVISTPLVIGGVVINSNSTSTANNFAYYLNTPYQFNRSNTAVNTNQFYLNNNKDNYYILANGYKSDKFSDLQKEFINNAYGYAENSSKSWQVYSWLSLPYQLIDAANVNNKNPLSFTENNSENNLKDYIFYNHLDSIAYNYNLVKDPKIATSGVNDDKSKYYIVPGLLKVDSKIDNLINAKIVYARENASTFDVTFPEDNFIYSSPNNLVGEISWQYTSELLNSDVFKNYARRFYANLFNKLKQVNSTDLFTNKKLLLDEVSSKLNEISSDSSEAKLVDPSTTVLDENAIKNNKIKNLTEKKVYLAVGLLYYLYFAHNDSFLTKALLSNEDPLEKDNPSKIVLEIDGYKYEIGGYSSFTAKQEVKNDKVVIRYELEPSDNYLFQKVNELYSLERGNQIVDKNYYYLIWVVIAMMVVFLNTYLYMKKDYK
- a CDS encoding ABC transporter ATP-binding protein, whose product is MKNILEVKSLQKVYSPNTGIFDINFSVEAGHFHSFIGENGAGKTTTIKSIIGAYNSYSGEILIDGKNSKNPETKNIIGYVPEYAKFPKELTTFTYLQFLAMLNGVSKSVAKEKITALLEKFNISDLKNKKPVNFSSGQKKKILLIQALIHDPQLIILDEPTANLDPTARFELFTILNQLKSQGKTIFISSHVLSEIDKYTDSFTLIHKGQIVYNGKKYKPLEKVFYEKVLSNK
- a CDS encoding aromatic motif membrane protein: MKNKFKFLILFSTLPLSASLISCSSNIQDTKKDYLDQNFQVPINNENQTELAAILSLDKNDSLENSSIYKNDQNYFRNFFNTYDKNFQSLLETVNESKKKEIAETLMSEIAKNWYYVFNNLLLFQPYFYKWFNLPDTKEAKHSPFYKDQTLVSHKHIAIPRFTTYQNGKVLENFTDYNIDKNEIHFYLLLSQNTFARFLGKKDPNSEKFNFEVKLFATTNNAQKINLQEIYNDIETNLKTPNQKSYEDFEIKYSRSGKYGYLAELVLKPSLI